TTGGCAACCCATTCACAGGAGGAGAAGTAGATAGGAATTCTCAAATACCTTATGCTCACAACATGGGGATCATTTCTGATGACTTATTTGAGGTAATCTTAATCCTGTTATATGTATCAAAATGATATCTGATATCACCTTCTTGCTGAACTTTTAGATGACACAAAGAAGCTGTGTAGGACAAGATTATCGAACTCCCACCAATTCGCAATGTGCGAAGTATCTTGACACAAATGACAATGTGAGTTTTTACATGCATTGCCTTGTCATGAGCATACTGCAACTTGTATTGATCGGCATGCTTCATGAACCAGTTCTATTCAGAAATTAATCAGGGTCACATTTTGGAAATGGTATGTGCTCCTGACTTTGAAACCGACCCACTGCATCGTTGTATGCGTGCGACTTCTGATGAGAGAAACTCGAAGCAGAACTTGCATTTTCTTCAACCACCCCCATTGCCTGACCTTAGTTGTCGGGTAAGAGCACGACTGAATGGATCTCTGATTTCATTGTGCCACCCAAATTTTATCAGTTTTCTTTTGTCTGATAACAGACTTATGCCTATGTTCTATCATACTATTGGGCTAACAGTAAGACTGTGAGGAAAGCCCTCGACATCAAACAGGTACTGGAGCTCTTCCCTTTGGCTCAATCATTTACTTATTCTGCAATTCTAAGAAACAGAGCATGTTGTTGAAAACCTCATGAGCAACACATTTTTTTGTCGAAGGGGACAATTAAAGAATGGGTGAGGTGCAATTTTACCTTACCATACACATACAGATACGACAGTAACATCGACTATCATCTTAGCCTTTTGCAAAGAGGCTATCGTGCTTTGGTTTACAGGTGATTAAGTCGATACAAAAAATTATTTGTTGGCTTGTTAGAGAACTTCTTGTCGGTCATAAAGCTTCTTTGTTCTTAGTGGTGATCATGACTTGGTGATACCCTTTCCGGGGACAAGACAATGGATAAAGTCTTTGAATTCTTCTATCATCGATAATTGGAGGTCTTGGCTTGTCGATGGTCAAGTTGCAGGGTGAGACTTGGAACAGATGTTTTTACATAAAACTCAACTTTTGTGAGATTATTCTAATTGCTATTCGTGGAATTGCGATAGGTACACAATGGCATATTCTAACAATTTGACATTTGCAACGGTAAAGGTGAGATGAAAATGAATACGATCGATGTGTTTCTTTTCGTTACTTGTTAGAGAAAATGGTTAGAAATCAATTGTTTGTGTTCTTAATGTAGGGTGCTGGTCACACAGCTCCAGAGTACAAACCGAAAGAATGCCAAGCTATGATCTCAAGGTGGATTGCAAATGTACCTCTATGATATGTTCTTCCCTACATCACGAAGGCTCATCTTAATACGAAGATGATTCATTAAAAAAAAGCACCAAAATACCACACCACAATGGCGGTGACTGCTTTGTATATCATCCATGGTCACTTATTTTAAAGATATATTAATAATAATCTTAGACTTTGTGTATAAGGAAAAAAGTGAAAATAGAGTCCATACGAGTGCCCAATTAGTTAGAGGATGATAGTTTTACTAGAATGGAATAAGGGGTCAATTCTCGACTGGCGCATGACATCAAGGAAAAAAAACTTCTTCCCCTTCTAGCCACTTGATGATTGGTTATAAGTTGATTATGTAGTTTACTTCTCTTCACATAATTTGGGGACAGATTGTGAGAGACGATTGAAGTGTACGTAATCATCTTTTGTTACAATAAAATTGTGAAAATAGTTATTGTCTTTAATTCATGCTAATAGTTTTGGTTTGCAACTTGTATTTATACCAACTACTTCAAAAATAAGATCCAACTTTAAACTCTTGTTGAGgttatttctaaaattatggttgaataataaaaaagaattaagagtttgataatatctaggtttttttttcttaaaaactaAATTGAACTTAATAGTAACTTAATTAACCTTAAATTTAACTCCACTTATCTATTTCACTAAATAatcatgagcaacttgtttacAATTCTATCCTAAAAAGTCCTCTAACCAAGAAGAATTAAACTACGTTGGAAAAGTGACTGAAAAATTAGATCTATTTCACTAAACAatcatgagcaacttgtttacAATTCTATCCAAAAAAAGCCTCTAACAAAGAAGAATTAAACTATGTTGgaaaagtgaatgaaaaattggATGAAATTGGAGAATAGTCCCATATTAGAAGGGAAAATGAATGGAAGAATGATTCTAATATGAATGAGAGAATAGTCTAACATTTGGAGTTTGACGGTAATATGACTGGTTTTATATTGAAACACAACTTGATGATCGATATTGTGATTAGGTATAGATGAGAGACTCTTTTGAGGGAAACTATGTTAACCTTGGCTATCTTCTTAGTCAATATTTAGCTCGGCTGCTGAGTACAGACACTCGACAAAATCTCTCGAGCACCCAATTTAGCTTTGTCTACCAAGCACCTAGACTTCCCTAAGTGCTTTAGTTGTCTCCCAAGTACCTAGACTTCCCTCAGTGCTTGTGCGACTCGACTCTCCCAAATCTCTAGTTTGCATTCTTAAAATTTTGGCTGATCTTGTCGGATCAGATAAGCTGTAATTTGAATTCTACCTTTCATTTGTAATTTTATACTTGTCTGGTCCAATAAAAAATTGCATCTTTAAAGTAATTGCACAAGGATATAGATGACCTTTCCTATCTGTGTTTGACTTACGTGCGAGTACGATATAATATATATGAGCATCAAATGTTGGCCTAATCGAGATAAAACTTAATAAAGTATCATCAATTAGCAAGCAGGTTTTCCCCGACGGTCTTTCTTCACTCATCTCTATTCGTTTTATTTTTAGTGATAACATTTAGATATTGGGTTCAGCTCATCGTAAATAATCAGCTCATCTTTTTAATTGCTGCAACTCAACTACTAATGTGAGACTAACATCCCATTCATAATGGAATCTCCTTCcatctatcatttttttttcattcatatttTTTCAACAATCAATCCTCTTACATAAATGAAAACAGAGGTATAAGGTAATATTCAACAATTGAGTTCAATATAGGATaggtaagttttatcctttgaatATTTCCTTGTGAAGACATGTTTACTTACCTGTTGACCAGTAGATACAATGTCTTTCAACTATTTTATCGTTTGTATAACCATTTACATATTTCACTAAGGACTTTCTCTAATACAATCCAATTCTCATAGGTGTGTTTGTTCTTGATCATGAATATGTTTGGTTTTgtgaaaagttctaaaaattatgtCTTTCAATCATCTTTGAAGTGGTCCCACTTCCACTTCTTTTTCACATAGCGTGGTCTTAAGAGTAATTTGCATTATTCCACTGGATTATTAAAATTTGTATGTTTAACCTCCATCTTTTATGGGTATCACTAGTTTATTGGATATTCCCACCACATTGATCTACTTAGTCAATGCAATTAGGTTGTATCATTAAACTTAGTTTTTGAGATCTCTAGTCAGCATAGGATTTCTTTGCACGAACATATTCTGCATGCATCATTCTCATTACTCGAGATGAGATTGCGACTACCTCTCTATTTAACCCTTTCGTTAGCATATCTGTTAGATTATTCTTTGACTTTGCATAGTCAACAGTAATAACTCTTGAGTAATTATTTAATTGTATTTATTACGActtatatgtctagacttacaaTTTTACAGGATGACTTTATGTTTGTACAATCACTGATTGACTATTACAATATATGCAAATTATCGATACAAGTTTCAGTCATTTAGGAATATCTTTTAAGAATTATTGTAATCATTTAGGCTCTTCACTACGTTTGTCAAGAGTTACACACTCAAATTTTGTCATATATCTAGTTATTTCAGTTTGCTTAAAATATTTTCATGAAATGGTTGCACCTTCCAAACTAAATAAATATCCACACGTAGACTTTGAATCTTTCACATTAGATATCCAATTTACAttgctatatatttttttatcacaaTAGAATATCTCGTATAGTACATTCTATAATCATTAGTATACTTCAAATATCTCAATACTCTCATTATCCCTTTCTAGTGTTTAACATCGGGATTACTCGTATatctatttaatttacttattgcATAGGCTAGGTCTAGTCATGTacaactcattaaatacatgagaCTTTCAATCACTCTAGAGTACTATATATAAGAGATAATCTCTCTTCAATATTGATAGATGGTAACTCGTATTTATTGAAGTTCGTGCTAATGTAGTATAACCAttgatgaatttttcaaaaat
This genomic stretch from Zingiber officinale cultivar Zhangliang chromosome 7A, Zo_v1.1, whole genome shotgun sequence harbors:
- the LOC122001841 gene encoding serine carboxypeptidase-like 18, producing MMANAPLFFPLIFICFFSSAPSASVITHLPGFRGSLPFYLETGYVEVDRENGGELFYYFIQSESKPAEDPLFLWLTGGPRCSAFCGLVFEIGPLKFVTAEYNGSLPSLVYNPYSWTKVANVIFVDSPTGSGFSYSRKNEGYDANDTSWSEQAYKFLIQWLVEHPQFISNPLYIAGDSYAGKIVPIVAKRVMDDIDEGKESLFNLQGYLVGNPFTGGEVDRNSQIPYAHNMGIISDDLFEMTQRSCVGQDYRTPTNSQCAKYLDTNDNFYSEINQGHILEMVCAPDFETDPLHRCMRATSDERNSKQNLHFLQPPPLPDLSCRTYAYVLSYYWANSKTVRKALDIKQGTIKEWVRCNFTLPYTYRYDSNIDYHLSLLQRGYRALVYSGDHDLVIPFPGTRQWIKSLNSSIIDNWRSWLVDGQVAGYTMAYSNNLTFATVKGAGHTAPEYKPKECQAMISRWIANVPL